Genomic segment of Dactylococcopsis salina PCC 8305:
GGTGCGATTGGTTACTCTCGTTTCGCTAAACCACAGCCTGCGATCGCGCAAACCAGTGATTTAACCCTACCAACCAAGCTACAATCCCAAAAAAGCGTGGTGGTTGTCGGTGCGGGTTTAGCAGGGTTAGCCTGTGCTTACGAACTCAGTCAACGGGGGTTTCAGGTAACTCTCTTGGAAAAATCCCCTCAACTCGGTGGTAAAATTGCCAGTTGGGACATTCAAGTGGGAGAGGAATCATTTCGCATGGAACATGGGTTTCATGGCTTTTTCCCCCAATACTATAATTTCAATGGTCTTTTAGAAGAACTCCAGATCAAAAATAATCTTCACTCTCTCGATTTTTATTCTGTCGTCTTTCGTAACGGGGAATATAACCCAGAAAATTTCCGTCCTAACCATTCTGCTTTTCCCTGGAATATTGTCGATTTAGCGATTTCTTCCTCAAATCGTCTCCGTTGGGGAATTAATTTAACTGATCCCAAACATTGGGAGGTTTTTCGAGAAATTGGTGGTTTTAGGATTCCCAATAGTTTTCAACGTTTGGATGATGTTTCCGTTGCGGAATGGATACAGGGAAGTTTTCCGCGAGGATTATATGATCTTTATTTTCTTCCTTTTGCTAAATCTAGCTTGAATGCACCAGAAAAGTTAAGCCTTGGGGAATTAATGCAGTTTTTCCATTTCTACTTTTTTGGAAATCCCGAAGGGCTGGCGTTTAATGGCACAAATGATGATATGGGTACCAGTATTGTTACTCCCATCGCAGCGGCCATAAAAAATAACGGTGGTCGGATCATAACAGAAGCGGAAGTCACGCAACTACAATGTCAGGAGAACAAAATTGTTAGCCTTCAGTATAAGGAAGGAACAGCGCAACCAAAAGCCCCTTTCTGGGTGGATAAAAATCCTCATCTCAGTGATGACACTGTAGGTTATTATGGGGCGGGCGATCGCGTTTACACCACCACAGAAGAGGAAACCGAAGCGATTTCTTTAACCTGTACTCATCAGGGTTGTACGGTGAAAAGACAGGAAAATGGTCAATTTCTCTGTCCCTGTCACGGCTCATTATTCGCTGCCGATGGTAAAGTGTTAAGTGGTCCGGCGCAGCAAGATTTACCGCGTTTAAATGTGGTCAAAAAAGAGACTGATGCGGTGCAATTGGTGGGACAGAATCCCGATGACAGTGGAGAACACACTTTAAATGCGGATTATTTTGTCTTCGCCACTGATGTTCCTGGGGTGAAACATTTGTTTTCCCTCGCAGCAGGTGAAATTAATCCGCAAGCCAGTCAACAAATTCAGGAATTAGCAGTGGCTGATCCCTTTGCTGTGGCGAGATTCTGGCTCGATCGAGATTTTGCATGGGAACATAGCAATTTTTCCTCACTTTCTGGCTATGACCTCACCGACAGCATCTGTCTTTATCATCGCATCCAAACCGAATATATCGCCTGGCACGAAAAAACAGGCGGCAGTGTCGTGGAATTACACGCCTACTGTTATCAGGAAACGGAATTTCCCGATCAAGTATCACTGCTCGATCGGTTTGAGAAGGAACTTTATGAGATTGTTCCCGAATTAACCCAAGCGACAATGTTACATCGAGAATTAGTGAATCAGAAAAACTTCTCTGGCTATCCCCCTGGAAGTTACGCCAATCGTCCTGAAACGGAAAGCGAAATTCCGAACCTTCTCTTTGCAGGAGACTGGGTAAAAATGCCATTTCCCTGCGGTTTAATGGAACGTGCGGTTAGTAGTGGATTTTTAGCTGCGAATGGGATTCTAAGCAAACAGGGATTACAGCAACGGAAATTATTATCAGTGCGACCAGAAGGGATTTTTACAATTTAGATAAATAACAACAAAAACAACAGCGTAGTTGATCTACGCTGTAAATTTTTTACCCTAATTTTAGGTTTAGGTAATTGCTTATATGAAAACCAAAAAGAACGCTACACACCAATTTCTTTTCCCCCCTTAATAAGGGGGGTTAGGGGGGATCACAAAGGTGTTGATTTGTAGCAAACATGGATAGATTTCGTATTATAATTGGTGTTGGGTTTCGTAAACTCCACCCAACCTACGTTTTGTCAGATTACTGTTTTACTAAGCCACAAGTAATCGGACAAGCCGCAAACTGAGCCGTTTGTTTTAGGCTTCCTTTGCCATGTAACCAGCGTAACCAACTGACTTCTTGAGGGTGGATTCCTTTCAGAGTTAAGCCAGCAGCAATTAAGAAGATTGCTCCGATATTAATGCCAATTACACTACTAGCAACCAGTAAAACCGCACTCACGGGTAAAAGGGATTGAAGCGCGATCGCAAAGACGGAAGTAATCGCTGTGATGACGGCGACTAAAGGAAATCCTACCACTAAAAAGCACACGGTAAGAGTAAAACACCAAATCCCAAAGCTCTTGATAATAGCAAGTTGATTTTGACCTAAACCTTGTTTTTGAGTTAATTGCATTGATTTGACCTCCAATTTTTTAAAGACAGAATTATAAATTTCTTTTTTTTTATGCGGTTACGACCGCTTCACCTATTAACAACTCAGTATAGCGATGACCTTGATGAAGATGAGTGATTAGCAATATAACTTTACACAAAAGGGAAAGTTTTACTTAATTTCTCAGGTTAGTTGCGAGCAAGTCGGTAATACAGACCACTTTTATTAATTTCTCTTAATGTTTCTGAAGCCTTAGTATTGTTGCTTTTTTTGAGATGGATTGGGCGATCGCGCTCCTAATTATTGTTTTTAATCACACTTTACATAACTTCATAAATGAGAGGCTTTTTTTAAGAATTCACCAAGTAAGTAGGTTGGGTGGAGTTTACGAAACCCAACAGCAATCAGTGCGACAGTTACATCTTGTAGGGTGGGCAAGGCAAACCGTACGGTCTTCATGAATGAGAGGCTTTTTTTAAGAATTCACCAAGTAATAACAATTTAAAAGGTAGATGTTACATCTTGTAGGGTGGGCATTGCCCACCCTACGGTCAATGAGATTTCTAGCGTGAATTGGGAATTTCGTTACAATTGATTCAACGAAGACAATTCAAACTTAAAAGCGAAACGTATGATCCCTACCGTAATTGAAACCTCTGGTCGTGGCGAACGCGCCTTCGATATTTATTCTCGTTTGCTGCGAGAGAGAATTATATTTTTAGGACAACAAGTAGATGATGAAATTGGGAATCTGATTGTGGCGCAAATGCTCTACTTAGAAGCAGAAGACCCAGAAAAAGATATTTATCTCTACATTAACTCTCCTGGTGGCTCGGTAAGTGCAGGATTAGGGATTTTTGACACCATGAACCAAGTCCGTCCAGATGTCTCTACAATTTGTTTAGGACTGGCTGCAAGTATGGGAGCTTTTCTCCTGAGTGCGGGTGCAAAAGGGAAACGTTTAAGTCTTCCTCATTCTCGGATTATGATCCACCAACCTTTGGGAGGAGCGCAAGGTCAAGCTACTGATATCGAAATTCAAGCTAAGGAAATTCTTTACCTTAAACAACAGTTGAATCATTATTTATCTGAACATACGGGTCAACCGTTGGAACGTATTGAAGAAGATACTGAGCGTGATTTCTTTATGTCTCCTCAAGAATCAATGGAATATGGTTTGATCGATCGCGTCATTGAACGTCGTCCTTCTGCTAGTAATCCACCGACTTAAGGCTTAGGTATAGGGGGGAATAACCCCCCGTATTATTTGAGGAGGATTAAAGGATGAATAAAAACTTAACTCCAGCCAGAATCGTAACCCCTGGGAAAATTTTAAATCGAGAATTAGAAGCACGGAATTGGACAAAAGATGATCTAGCTGACAAAATGGGGTATCCCCTAGAAAGCATTGAGACAATTCTTAATGGGGACAAAGAAATTACAACTGAAATCGCAAATGATTTAAGCAAGACTTTAGAAATATCTTCTGAGGTGTGGATCAATTTAGAAACCAACTACCGTTCTTATTTAGCGAAGAAAGCCAGTCCGATTAAAAACTAATTTTTAGTAATTTTTA
This window contains:
- a CDS encoding helix-turn-helix transcriptional regulator, which translates into the protein MNKNLTPARIVTPGKILNRELEARNWTKDDLADKMGYPLESIETILNGDKEITTEIANDLSKTLEISSEVWINLETNYRSYLAKKASPIKN
- a CDS encoding FAD-dependent oxidoreductase produces the protein MDQRQSSNFPLLSSISRRRLLQLLGVGTVTGAIGYSRFAKPQPAIAQTSDLTLPTKLQSQKSVVVVGAGLAGLACAYELSQRGFQVTLLEKSPQLGGKIASWDIQVGEESFRMEHGFHGFFPQYYNFNGLLEELQIKNNLHSLDFYSVVFRNGEYNPENFRPNHSAFPWNIVDLAISSSNRLRWGINLTDPKHWEVFREIGGFRIPNSFQRLDDVSVAEWIQGSFPRGLYDLYFLPFAKSSLNAPEKLSLGELMQFFHFYFFGNPEGLAFNGTNDDMGTSIVTPIAAAIKNNGGRIITEAEVTQLQCQENKIVSLQYKEGTAQPKAPFWVDKNPHLSDDTVGYYGAGDRVYTTTEEETEAISLTCTHQGCTVKRQENGQFLCPCHGSLFAADGKVLSGPAQQDLPRLNVVKKETDAVQLVGQNPDDSGEHTLNADYFVFATDVPGVKHLFSLAAGEINPQASQQIQELAVADPFAVARFWLDRDFAWEHSNFSSLSGYDLTDSICLYHRIQTEYIAWHEKTGGSVVELHAYCYQETEFPDQVSLLDRFEKELYEIVPELTQATMLHRELVNQKNFSGYPPGSYANRPETESEIPNLLFAGDWVKMPFPCGLMERAVSSGFLAANGILSKQGLQQRKLLSVRPEGIFTI
- the clpP gene encoding ATP-dependent Clp endopeptidase proteolytic subunit ClpP — its product is MIPTVIETSGRGERAFDIYSRLLRERIIFLGQQVDDEIGNLIVAQMLYLEAEDPEKDIYLYINSPGGSVSAGLGIFDTMNQVRPDVSTICLGLAASMGAFLLSAGAKGKRLSLPHSRIMIHQPLGGAQGQATDIEIQAKEILYLKQQLNHYLSEHTGQPLERIEEDTERDFFMSPQESMEYGLIDRVIERRPSASNPPT